From the genome of Helicoverpa zea isolate HzStark_Cry1AcR chromosome 1, ilHelZeax1.1, whole genome shotgun sequence, one region includes:
- the LOC124635918 gene encoding protein immune deficiency: protein MTTINSKVTKLLEMFKGLKSDAVPRAPRTSEGRTPEAHNTNAQHPEEHDEEIVIESVSDDDIKKDKKSKKEKKKKTKKTVDYDDEENSKSSQEKRGSSSSVNVQATGNVYNIVNAKGVRLGNDYYFGPVTMSGNKQSGKEKKYEEEEIEKDNFIRLLMEARIKPDHDYMDYISKNLGKNWHTVFRALGFTQGRIETAEINAAGYDISEARYKLLIDWVNNDDDGTLGRLASLLWEEGERSLVRDLSVMYKKSKK from the exons ATGACTACCATCAACTCGAAAGTTACCAAACTATTAGAAATGTTTAAAGGGCTGAAGTCGGACGCAGTTCCGAGAGCCCCCAGGACTAGTGAAGGTCGTACACCAGAAGCTCACAATACAAATGCTCAGCATCCAGAAGAACACGATGAAGAAATAGTTATAGAGTCCGTGTCTGACGATGACATCAAAAAAGATAAGAaatcaaaaaaagaaaagaaaaagaaaactaagaAAACAGTGgattatgatgatgaagagAATTCAAAGTCCTCTCAAGAAAAACGCGGCAGTTCAAGCTCCGTGAACGTTCAAG cAACTGGAAATGTATACAACATAGTAAATGCAAAAGGTGTCAGGCTGGGAAATGATTACTACTTTGGTCCAGTCACAATGTCGGGCAATAAACAATCAGGTAAAGAGAAGAAGTATGAAGAGGAAGAAATTGAGAAGGATAACTTTATCAGGCTGCTTATGGAAGCTAGGATAAAG CCTGACCATGACTacatggactatatatcaaagAATCTTGGGAAGAACTGGCACACAGTCTTCAGAGCCCTCGGCTTCACTCAAGGAAGAATTGAAACTGCTGAAATCAATGCCGCTGGATATGATATATCTGAG GCGCGCTACAAACTATTGATAGACTGGGTGAACAATGACGACGATGGAACTCTTGGCCGGCTGGCTAGTCTGCTGTGGGAGGAAGGAGAGAGGAGCCTCGTCAGAGACCTATCCGTTATGTACAAGAAAAGTAAAAAGTAA
- the LOC124636086 gene encoding uncharacterized protein LOC124636086 — translation MSFMSCCVPGCTITTEDGVLHKFPNPNIERERFKKWVQTVGDTVKKFDEIFIYNNRRVCRRHFAPVFHYPKNRLCKLAIPTLFIEGGPLNKETPVQMLRDEHSTTSAPLDITNIRLSGMLNFILLTLTYHVKQKRSNQHFF, via the exons ATGTCTTTCATGTCTTGTTGTGTGCCTGGCTGTACGATCACTACAGAAGACG GTGTGCTGCATAAATTTCCAAACCCAAATATTGAAAGAGAACGCTTCAAGAAATGGGTTCAAACTGTTGGAGATACCGTCAAAAAGTTTGATGAAATCTTCATTTATAACAACCGAAGAGTATGCCGAAGACATTTTGCACCGGTCTTCCACTACCCTAAGAACAGATTATGTAAATTAGCAATACCCACACTGTTCATTGAAG GTGGACCCTTGAATAAAGAAACGCCTGTTCAAATGTTACGAGATGAGCATTCAACAACTTCAGCTCCATTAGACATAACTAACATCAGACTATCAGGTATGTTGAATTTCATTTTGCTTACCTTAACATACCATGTTAAGCAGAAAAGATCCAACCAACACTTTTTCTAA